The following are from one region of the Rhinoraja longicauda isolate Sanriku21f chromosome 33, sRhiLon1.1, whole genome shotgun sequence genome:
- the rpl4 gene encoding large ribosomal subunit protein uL4, giving the protein MACARPLITVYSDKGEKSGKNVVMPAIFKAPIRPDIVNFVHTNLRKNNRQPYAVSADAGHQTSAESWGTGRAVARIPRVRGGGTHRSGQGAFGNMCRGGRMFAPTKIWRRWHRRVNITQKRYAICSSLAASALPALVMSKGHRIEEIPELPLVVEDKIESYKKTKEAVLVLKKLKAWNDIKKVYASQRMRAGKGKMRNRRRIRRKGPCIIYNEDNGIARAFRNIPGITLLNVNKLNILRLAPGGHVGRFCIWTESAFRKLDDLYGTWRKPSKLKIGYNLPIHKMTNTDLSRILKSQEVQKALRPPNKKIHRRVLKKNPLKNLRIMMKLNPYAKTVRRRAILLQEKNHKGKLEKKQKAAV; this is encoded by the exons ATG GCTTGTGCTCGTCCACTGATAACAGTGTACAGTGACAAGGGGGAGAAATCTGGCAAAAATGTGGTTATGCCTGCTATTTTCAAGGCACCCATCCGGCCAGATATTGTGAACTTTGTTCACACAAACTTGCGCAAAAATAACAGACAGCCATATGCCGTGAGTGCAGATGCAG gtCACCAGACCAGTGCTGAGTCATGGGGTACAGGTAGAGCTGTGGCTCGTATTCCCCGTGTTCGGGGTGGTGGTACTCATCGTTCTGGCCAAGGTGCCTTTGGAAAT ATGTGCCGTGGTGGCCGCATGTTTGCTCCCACCAAGATTTGGCGACGTTGGCACCGCCGGGTGAATATAACCCAGAAACGATATGCCATCTGCTCTTCTCTAGCTGCATCTGCTCTCCCTGCTCTGGTGATGTCAAAAG GTCACCGTATTGAGGAAATCCCAGAGCTCCCACTGGTGGTTGAAGATAAAATTGAGAGCTACAAAAAGACAAAGGAGGCTGTTTTGGTGCTAAAAAAACTGAAGGCCTGGAATGATATAAAAAAG GTTTATGCTTCCCAGCGTATGCGTGCTGGCAAAGGTAAAATGAGGAACCGTCGTCGCATCCGGCGCAAGGGCCCATGCATTATCTACAATGAGGACAATGGTATTGCAAGAGCTTTCAGGAATATCCCAG GTATAACTCTTCTCAATGTCAACAAATTAAATATCCTGAGACTTGCTCCTGGTGGCCACGTAGGACGATTCTGTATCTGGACAGAGAGTGCCTTCCGCAAGCTGGATGATTTGTATGGAACATGGCGCAAACCTTCAAAATTGAAGATTGGATACAA CCTTCCCATTCACAAGATGACTAACACAGATCTGAGCCGCATCTTGAAGAGTCAGGAGGTCCAGAAAGCTCTTCGTCCTCCAAA CAAAAAGATTCACCGCAGGGTACTGAAGAAGAACCCACTGAAGAACTTGAGGATCATGATGAAACTGAACCCTTATGCCAAGACTGTACGACGCCGTGCAATTCTCCTGCAAGAAAAGAAT CACAAAGGCAAGCTGGAGAAGAAGCAAAAGGCAGCAGTGTAA